acatgcataggAGCTCTGTACTATCTAGTAGGCTTTATCTACCAGGCTGGCAATGGCCTATATAGACCAGAACAGAGTGGCAGTGAACACAGCTGAGCAATCTTTTGGGTCTTAGGCCATAGCTCTCATGTGATAAGTGATTAACTTAAAGATTTCAATGGAATTACAGCAGGtattctctttttattctctAACATCCCCATTTTACCCCaccctttaaaataattgttatgAATATTGTGATTTATGAATTTTTgacattaataaaaacataaagatgagatttttgtttattgaCTTTTAATTGTTTATTAAACTAGATACTGAGGTTATACTCAGATATTTATTACtatacaagtaaaagaaaaaacctgTAAAAGTATAACTGCCTAAATGTTTTATGCATTTAACAATTCCATACAGAAAAGTAAAGGGAAACTCCTATCCTGACACTGGCAGAGGAATCAAAACCTTAAGTCCTGTTTACCTCAACCTCCATACAAgttttaaattcaaaatgtaattaaaaattattataataaagcCTTCAAGACATCAAAGCTATTTTTGAAATTCTAAGAGAGTTAGGAGCTAAATTAAACAAATTGTGAGGCTATGGCGACAGATGGAGCCCGGAAGGTTGGAGAAGTGGCCTCGTAAAGGAACAGCAAGATCGAATACATGTTTATTACCCTTCTCCTATGGCAAGTGAATAAAGATACAGTTTTATGGATTTCATCAATACAATTAGGAAATATGTCTAACATGGTCAACTTATTTGAAAGACTTTATATATAAAACTCTTTCAGTTTTTTATTCCTGTAAATTCACTGCTTCTAGTTCCAGAGTCATCATCCAgaataaaaaaaacttcaagatTCACAATAAACCGttagaacaacaacaacgacaaaaacaacaagaacagcaacaaaacaacaacaacaacccttgGAAGTTataaagactaaaataaaatcccaatctggtttgctaagaggaaaatgcaaTCCAAATACTCAAACCTACAAAGagcaaacaaatttaaaatcacaGAAACAAATCTTACTATACCTGTAGAATTTGTTCTCTTGGGATTTTCTGATATTCCCAAATTGCACTGGCTCCTCTTTGGAATCTTCCTATTAATCTACATGATTATCCTGCTGGGGAATGGCATCATCATTCTAATCACAAGGGTTGATCCCAGTCTGCAAACCCCCATGTATTTTTTCATCAGCaatttttctttcctagaaaTTTGTTATGTTTCTGTCACTCTTCCTAGAATGCTTATGGATCTCTTCACACTGaaaggaaatatttcttttctggcctGTGCTACACAAATGTGCCTATTCCTTATCCTCGGGGCCACTGAATGCTTCCTGCTGGCTGTGATGGcttatgatcgctatgtggccatctgtaacCCTCTGCACTATCCTGTAGTCATGAGTACCAAGGTATGTACCCAGCTAGTGATTGCTTCCTGGGTCACTGGTATTCCCATTCAAGTGGGTCAAACTTACCAGATTTTGTCTCTGCCCTTCTGTGATTCTAACCAAATTAATCACTTCTTCTGTGACATACCTCCACTACTCAAATTGGCATGTGGGAACATCTTTGTGAATGAGATTGTGGTCTTTATTTTTGCAATACTGATTGTCACTGTCCCATTCATGTTGATCCTTGCATCTTACAGCAGGATCATCTCAACCATCCTGAAGTTGCCATCAAACACAGGAAGGACAAAAGCCTTTTCTACCTGTTCTTCCCACCTTATAgttgtatttttattctatggATCAGCTAGTGTCACCTATTTAAAACCTAAGTCCAATAAGCATGAGGGAACAGACAAACTTCTCTCCCTGTTTTACACCATTTTGACTCCAATGTTCAATCCTTTGATATATAGCCTGAGGAACAAACATGTCACGGAGGCATTGAGAAAATTATTTACCAGATTTTTAGCATTGTGAGACAATTAAAGTCAGATAAATTATATGTTTTGTACATTTAATTTGAACATAATTACATCTTGTTATTGAGTAAATAAATTGATATGTTTTACTCTTAATGAACTCTTTGCTTCAAACATATATGCAAACTCATTAACAAAGCTttgcttttaaagaaacattgtttAAGCATCAGTGTTTCTCCTTGCATTATACTgagaaaaagatgtttaaaagtaaataaaaatgattatacTTTGCATCTGCCAAAATGTCCTTATAAAACATTTGTTCCTAtgttcttaaaattatatttttttctgattcttttgccaGGTTTTGGGATACTTGTTGTACAATTACTGTGTTACTTCCTCCAGCCTTGATATGTCCTAGTATTATTGTAACTTGATATGTATTGTACAGGTGATAGCCTTGGGAAGTCTGCTATATTCTGAAGGGAAGCAATGGAGTAAGGGttggagtggatctggggagaaGTTAGGTGACATAGAGGGACTAGtatgaggtggggaggggaaactgacaTTTGAATGTAATTCATgtaaaaagagtaaagaaaaaaatgattcttttctCTCCCATACAGTTAGCTACAGTCATTGCAATGTTAGGAAAAATGAATATTATTTCAGCATTAGgacttaatttttcaaaattacgGAAACTTCACCTTAAACCTCCTTCAAATAATGGGAAATTATACAGAAAGCATCCACCATTTGCACAAAAATTTGGATAAAAATATGATGCATTTAGGTTTGTAACATACTATATGAAGTGATTTAAAATGATTTGTTCATATTGCATATTGATTCTGTgagatatattataaaatatatgtttttaaagatactCAGCAGAGGTACATTCCTAGTTCTTTACTTATTTGAAAATATGTAGCAACAAATAAAACACTCTAATTTGAAACAAATATACTACTATATTTAATACCAGTTatttatcttgaaaaacaaaaatagtgtACACTTGCAGCTTCACTCTATGATTAGAATAGCTAATTTAAATTCAATATACCCAAAAGTACTACATATGTGACAGTTTGAATCCATCAATATGCCTGCTGTAGAGattacatccaaagacctaggtttTCATGACTTGGATAGAATGTGGACCCACTCTGAATTACAGTGTGATCTTCATttaatacagacatgcccttaatACGCAACTTTAATATCAAACAATAAAAGCAAGGTTAGTTTATAGATGGAAGCAGCCATGTTAGAAAGTGGCAAAATGTTgaataagagaaaaattttaaagaatgcgGCAGAGATGGAATAtgttaaacaagaaagaaaacaaacaagtaagagAAGTGATTTAAGAgagcatcagagagagagagagaaaatgaagagagagagacagagacagagagagagagagagagaggaggaggaggaggaggaggaggaggaggaggaggaggaggaggaggaggaggaggaggaggaggagaaagaatttttaccaggacagttttcAGAGTCAGGTTGCAGGTAAAGACAGAGGACAccaaagaatgagaaagaggagTCAGAGGTTAGAATGGAATGCAGAGTTAGTTGAAGGccaaagcagagcaattcaatgaCAACTA
The DNA window shown above is from Rattus rattus isolate New Zealand chromosome 5, Rrattus_CSIRO_v1, whole genome shotgun sequence and carries:
- the LOC116900327 gene encoding olfactory receptor 10AG1-like, whose amino-acid sequence is MQSKYSNLQRANKFKITETNLTIPVEFVLLGFSDIPKLHWLLFGIFLLIYMIILLGNGIIILITRVDPSLQTPMYFFISNFSFLEICYVSVTLPRMLMDLFTLKGNISFLACATQMCLFLILGATECFLLAVMAYDRYVAICNPLHYPVVMSTKVCTQLVIASWVTGIPIQVGQTYQILSLPFCDSNQINHFFCDIPPLLKLACGNIFVNEIVVFIFAILIVTVPFMLILASYSRIISTILKLPSNTGRTKAFSTCSSHLIVVFLFYGSASVTYLKPKSNKHEGTDKLLSLFYTILTPMFNPLIYSLRNKHVTEALRKLFTRFLAL